The genomic interval CTTGCAATCGCTTGGTCAAATGTGTCGCTATCTATTCCATTTACTTCCAATAGCTTTTTAAGGTCTTTAACTTCTGTTAAAGGCGCACCTTGAATATGGATACTTCTAAAAATTTGGTCAGCTATATTTTGTGCTTGCCCTTGTTGTTTTGCGATTAAGTAAGCAAAGCTTAAATTACTTTGTGCCTGTGGAGATACACCACCTAAAAAGTTGACGTGACTTTTAACAAAATCAGTGCCTTCAGGCAGTTTTTTTTCAATTGCTTTAGCCACTGGTTCAAATTTAAAACAGTGCGGACAATAAAATGAAAAGAACTCTGTTACCTGGGGTGTTGTGCTTTTTTCAGTTTTAATAATCGTGTATTGGTTATTTGCCTCAAACTGTGCAGCAAAGGCTGCAAAAGGTAAACATAAAAGAAGTAGGCTCAGTTTTAGTTTTTTAAGCATTAGTATCTCGTTGTACTCGTCATTAAATAATAATTTACGGCAATAACTTTAACGGCGGTTCTTGCAGTGCAGCAAGTTGTTCTTTAAGCGCTAAAATTTGTTGCTCCCAGTATTTGTCATCAGCAAACCATGAAAAGTTCCGCACAAAAGCTGGATCGCTCCACCTTTTTGCCACCCATCCCATGTAGTGAATAATACGCATTGCTCGCAGCGGTTCAATTAATTTGAGTTGAGCGTGGTCAAAATCACAAAATTCTTCATACGCTCCCACCAAAGTGTCTAACTGTAACAGTTGCGTTGGTCTGTCGCCACTGAGCATCATCCATAGATCTTGAATAGCAGGCCCTTGACGACTATCGTCTAAATCCACGAACATTAGCGCATCGCCAGCCCATAATATATTGCCTGCGTGGCAATCGCCATGTAAGCGAATACTATTTATATCTTGATACTGCTTTTGTGTCTGCTCAATTACCAAATCTAAAATAGTATAAAAAGCAGTGCTTAATCCCATTGGCACCAAGTTACTTTTTTGAAGATGAACTTTAGCTGTATGCAAATATTCTTCACAGCTTATTGTTGGTCTGTAAGTAAAGGGTTTGGTTTTAGCTACTTGGTGCATTCGACCAATTAAACGTCCCATAACATCAAGCTGATCTAAATTATCTACTTCAAATAATCGCCCACCCACACTTGGGAATACCACAAACATATAGCCCTGGTGTTCAAACAAGCTTTGTCCATTATGTAAAACAGGGGCTACAACGGGTACTTCAGCGTCAGCAAGCTCAAAAGCAAAATCGTGCTCCTCTTGAATTTGTGCTTTACTCCAACGCTCGGGACGATAAAACTTTACTACGTAACGCAGACCATCTTCGGCTTTAAATTGATAAACTCTATTTTCATAACTGTTAAGCGCTAGTAACCCAGACTCGGGATAAATACCTATGGTTTCTATCGCATCAAGTATTAAATCTGGGGTTAAATCTATAAAGCTAAATTTGCTCATGCTCTTCTTATATAAATGAAAAGCGGGTTAAACCCGCTTTTGTTATTGCTATATTTACCGAATTAGAAAGTAAGGCTATCGCGCTCTAAAAAAGTTGCTCGATTGCGAAATTGTTTCATCCGGTTCATTAACTGGCGACAATACAAAATTAAACTCTGTTATAGGCGCTTTTAAGTCATAAGGGTCCATAACGAGTGATAATGGCACATTATGCGATTGACCTGCTTGAACAGTAAATACTTGTTTACCTATGTATTTAAAGTTTTCTAGCCCTGCCACTTTAATGTTAAAGGTTTGCTCATATTGCGCCTTATTGATGACCTTTAAGGTATATGTGTTTTCAACCAAGCCATTAAAGTCGACACGATATAGCTGATTTCGATCACGAATAATATCAAAGTCCATTGGTTTACGCAGTGCAATATTTGTAACAAGCGCGCCTGTTAGCAACACTAGTATGACCGTATACCCAATAATTTTGGCTCGTAGAGGATTGGTTTTATTTTCTGGCGTCTCAAGATTACGTTCTGTGGTATACGAAATTAACCCCCGCGGGTACTCCATTTTATCCATTACGCCGTCACACGCATCAATACACGCACCACAATTTATACACTCAGCCTGCAAACCGTTTCTTATATCAATGCCTGTTGGGCAGACTTGTACACATAGGTTACAGTCAATACAGTCACCTATTTCTAAATCTGCGTGGGCAACCTTACGTGAGCGAGGGCCTCGGCTTTCACCTCGGCTTTCATCATAGGTTACTGTGTAGGTATCTTTATCAAACATTGCTGACTGAAAACGTGAGTAGGGACAGATATGCAAACACATAATTTCACGCATCCAGCCTGCATTGCCATATGTACACACAGCAAATACTAAAATGCTCACTAGCGCATAACCGCCAACATTAAAGGTTATAAAATCAGGGAGTAGCTCTCTTATCGGTGTGAAGTAACCAACAAACGAAATAGAAGTATACAAAGAAAACAACACCCAGCTGGAATGCTTAGCCGCTTTTCGCCAGAACTTGTCAAAGTCCATAGGCCGTTGATCGAGCTTTTTACGTTGATTTGCTGTGCCTTCAAGTTTTTCTTCAAACCAGATGAAAATGAAGGTCCATACTGTTTGAGGACAAGTATATCCGCACCAGACTCGTCCATAAAATGTAGTTACCAAAAACAGCGCAAAAGCCGCCAGCATGAATATAAACGCCAGTATGGTGAAGTCTTGAGGCCATAAAGTTAGACCAAAAATATTGTATTTTTGTGCTATTAAATCAAATAGCACGGCTTGCTGGCCGTTAAAGTTTATCCATGGCAAAACCATAAATGCGAGCATGCCTAAAAAACCAATGCGCTGTCTTAGTAATTGGTGAAGACCTTTTACGGCTCTCACATAAATGCGGTTACGGGGGTTAAATCTATCATCTTGACGGCTTAAATCCGGCTTTTGAATTTTTACCTCAACAGGAATGTTTTTTACTTTAATCTGTTTGTCCATCGAAGTTCCTCAACACCGCTTGGAAAATAAAAGCTGAGCACTAATCAAATGCTCTATACTCATAGTGTAGCAAGTAACTTGCTAAGTAAGACTTGTTTAATGAATCATAAATTAAATACTTTCAGATATTTCAGAAATATCTAACTTTTGTTAGTTATTATATCAATATTGGCTAAAATTACTGGTATAGATTACAACTAATTTATTCATCTCAGTTACTTGCTTTTAAAAGGCAGTTTATTACACTGCTTGATAATTCAACCCTATTTAGATCAAGGTTTACGTATCCATGAAGAAGTTTATTATTTTGATAATTGTGATCCTTGCGTTTTTTACCATTGATCATCCACTTGTAAAAGAACCACGCGAAAAGCTATTAGGCGAAGGTATTGGCTTTTTAAGTGATGCAAGTAAAGTAAATAGAAGCCCTGCTGCTAATTTAGCAAAAAACAGAATTAGTCATGAGCTAACACTTTCAAGCTCAGAAAAAGAATACGTAGAAAAAACATTCACCACTGATGACGCAGTTCAGCTATTTAATTTGCGCTACTGTCGTGAACGCGACTTAAACCTTTACTTCTACGCTGAACGCTTAAATAAAGTGTGTAAAATAGTGTCTGAATCACTCGAGCAAAAACGGGCTAAATAATGGACTTTTCTAATTTAAACAAAAAAACCAGTGATTCGTTTCACAAGCAACGTAATATGCTTAAACAGTTAGCACAAGGTAAAACGCTAAAATGCGAAAAATGTAATACGGTACTCACACTCGATTTAGCCACCAGCGAAGTGGGAAAAGGCGTGGTGAAGTGCAAGCAAGGCTGCACAGATATTATTTTAGATCTTGGCGCTTGATATTAATTAAAGCGCCATTATTAAAAAGTTTAACGCTAACTACTCGTCCCAGCCATCATCGTTATACAAACCACTATTGAGCGCCACTATTTCTACTAGCTCTGCAAAACCAAGTGCAAAATCCCCCATAAGGTCATATTGTTGCTCACACAACTGCAATGTATTCATTGAATTTTGTGATGCTATTTGAGAGATAAGCTGTGTATCTAATGCAAAAAAGCTGAGGGTTGCTTGTGCGGTTTCTAAGGCCTCTTTGTACTGTGCATCTAACTTCGTTGCTGCTAATAGCTTTTGCGTGTAAGCATTACTTGCTGTTAAAAAGCCTTGGCTCCACTGCGAGCAAAATGCACTGTCGTACTGTGGTGGCAGTTTATAACCTACTTCAAACACCTGTTCACTTATTTGATGGTAAAACGCCATAAATAAAAATAGCGTTTCTTCATCTAATTCGTTTGCTGAATTATTGAGTATCACATCAACCCATTCGTGCACATCAAGAGGGTCGGGTGAACATATAACGCCAAACAAATAACCTTGGCTTTGTTCAAAGGTCATGGCTTGAGGTTGGGTATTTAAAAATGTGCTGAGCTGCTTAGCATGCAGCTCAGTGAATTGCGGTAGTTGCATTAAAACTCTTTATATCAAAACATTAAAAATTGAGCGGGTAACGACCTTGGCTATCTGGTCGGCCTAAAAACTTAACCGCATCGTGAACATCTTTCGGTAAGCTAGCATCTGGTTTTACATACCCTGCTACGCTAAAGTCAAAGTTAGCTTTAAGAGTGGCATCGGCTTCAAGCCCGAGGGTGTTATCAGGGTCGATTAATATTGCCACATCGCCCGACTTACAGCTTAACTTGCCAGCCAGAGGCCCTATATTAAACCAACCATTTAAGCCTTGCACGTCGATATTTGGGCTCGCTATTTCACCCTTTAATGATTCACAGTAAGGAGCACCAGAGGTGTATTCATCTAGCTCAAGTATTACACGCCCCTTTGCTGTAACAGGTAATGGTAACTGAACTCGTTGCATAGCTCGCTCTACCGTTGAGCGAACTAAACCATCTGTTACTTTTAAAGTATGATTAAACAATCCATAGCTGACGGTTGCATATCCCGATATATCGGTGCGTTCGCGAGCATTTCCAAACTTTATATTAGTATTTAAATTGCCAGTAAATAATGCCCAACCGGCGATATCCCAGCGCACATTGTTTAACTGCTCGCCATCAAAACGAACTTGCATTAATTGGCCTTGCCATACAGTGCCTACCGCCTGCCCTACTTCTAACTGCTTAGGAAAATGAGGTTTTGCTAAATCAAGCGCGATAGCAGCGGGTAATTTAATAATACAAAACA from Pseudoalteromonas marina carries:
- a CDS encoding thiol:disulfide interchange protein DsbA/DsbL; the protein is MLKKLKLSLLLLCLPFAAFAAQFEANNQYTIIKTEKSTTPQVTEFFSFYCPHCFKFEPVAKAIEKKLPEGTDFVKSHVNFLGGVSPQAQSNLSFAYLIAKQQGQAQNIADQIFRSIHIQGAPLTEVKDLKKLLEVNGIDSDTFDQAIASMPIIAEEQAMQDKQNKYSKLGALTGVPTFIVNDKYKININTIKNQQELDELIAFLLAL
- a CDS encoding serine/threonine protein kinase, with translation MSKFSFIDLTPDLILDAIETIGIYPESGLLALNSYENRVYQFKAEDGLRYVVKFYRPERWSKAQIQEEHDFAFELADAEVPVVAPVLHNGQSLFEHQGYMFVVFPSVGGRLFEVDNLDQLDVMGRLIGRMHQVAKTKPFTYRPTISCEEYLHTAKVHLQKSNLVPMGLSTAFYTILDLVIEQTQKQYQDINSIRLHGDCHAGNILWAGDALMFVDLDDSRQGPAIQDLWMMLSGDRPTQLLQLDTLVGAYEEFCDFDHAQLKLIEPLRAMRIIHYMGWVAKRWSDPAFVRNFSWFADDKYWEQQILALKEQLAALQEPPLKLLP
- the ccoG gene encoding cytochrome c oxidase accessory protein CcoG, whose product is MDKQIKVKNIPVEVKIQKPDLSRQDDRFNPRNRIYVRAVKGLHQLLRQRIGFLGMLAFMVLPWINFNGQQAVLFDLIAQKYNIFGLTLWPQDFTILAFIFMLAAFALFLVTTFYGRVWCGYTCPQTVWTFIFIWFEEKLEGTANQRKKLDQRPMDFDKFWRKAAKHSSWVLFSLYTSISFVGYFTPIRELLPDFITFNVGGYALVSILVFAVCTYGNAGWMREIMCLHICPYSRFQSAMFDKDTYTVTYDESRGESRGPRSRKVAHADLEIGDCIDCNLCVQVCPTGIDIRNGLQAECINCGACIDACDGVMDKMEYPRGLISYTTERNLETPENKTNPLRAKIIGYTVILVLLTGALVTNIALRKPMDFDIIRDRNQLYRVDFNGLVENTYTLKVINKAQYEQTFNIKVAGLENFKYIGKQVFTVQAGQSHNVPLSLVMDPYDLKAPITEFNFVLSPVNEPDETISQSSNFFRAR
- a CDS encoding UPF0149 family protein — encoded protein: MQLPQFTELHAKQLSTFLNTQPQAMTFEQSQGYLFGVICSPDPLDVHEWVDVILNNSANELDEETLFLFMAFYHQISEQVFEVGYKLPPQYDSAFCSQWSQGFLTASNAYTQKLLAATKLDAQYKEALETAQATLSFFALDTQLISQIASQNSMNTLQLCEQQYDLMGDFALGFAELVEIVALNSGLYNDDGWDE
- a CDS encoding type II secretion system protein N, with amino-acid sequence MKRIIILSAVFLISFIVFCIIKLPAAIALDLAKPHFPKQLEVGQAVGTVWQGQLMQVRFDGEQLNNVRWDIAGWALFTGNLNTNIKFGNARERTDISGYATVSYGLFNHTLKVTDGLVRSTVERAMQRVQLPLPVTAKGRVILELDEYTSGAPYCESLKGEIASPNIDVQGLNGWFNIGPLAGKLSCKSGDVAILIDPDNTLGLEADATLKANFDFSVAGYVKPDASLPKDVHDAVKFLGRPDSQGRYPLNF